The following proteins are co-located in the Gordonia polyisoprenivorans genome:
- a CDS encoding URC4/urg3 family protein: MTAPGGRSSTSSVGTLDGPVAALRSTAEIRRRAGDLLTSARAGRSAHFTVDDSRIGAVVEFVSALTRERYPDLDIPFHSRWRHVEAGGIDRRVELDARLGDIGAAERARTHIDLAVVSVLLDAGAGADWYFDEPGTGVRFTRSEGLAVASVHAFFDGVFSGSRDEPLRVDADGLRALDSSRLATAFGVSENRPLVGLEGRLQVLNRLADAMAARPDVFGTGRPGDLFDHLGGGTREIRAHEILTALLDTLAPIWPADNRIDGIALGDCWRHRGVRGAGATDGWMPFHKLSQWLTYSLLEPFASAGVEVGGLEDLTALPEYRNGGLLLDSGVLATVNPGAAQAVWSVGDEFVVEWRALTVALLDELAPLVATELGVPGLPLACVLEGGTWAAGRRYAAQLRGGLPPLTIDSDGTVF, translated from the coding sequence ATGACCGCACCCGGTGGTCGGTCCTCGACATCGTCGGTGGGCACCCTCGACGGGCCCGTGGCAGCTCTTCGGTCGACGGCCGAGATCCGGCGCCGCGCAGGTGATCTGCTCACCTCCGCCCGCGCCGGCCGTTCTGCTCATTTCACGGTCGACGACTCCCGCATCGGCGCGGTGGTCGAGTTCGTGTCGGCGCTGACGCGCGAGCGCTACCCCGATCTCGACATCCCCTTCCACAGCCGGTGGCGCCACGTCGAGGCCGGCGGAATCGATCGACGCGTGGAGCTCGACGCGCGACTCGGCGACATCGGTGCCGCCGAGCGCGCCCGCACCCACATCGATCTCGCCGTGGTGAGTGTCCTGCTCGACGCCGGGGCCGGCGCCGACTGGTACTTCGACGAGCCGGGCACCGGAGTGCGGTTCACCCGCTCCGAAGGTCTCGCGGTGGCGAGTGTTCACGCCTTCTTCGACGGCGTCTTCTCCGGCAGCCGCGACGAGCCCCTACGGGTCGATGCCGACGGTCTGCGTGCGCTGGATTCATCGCGCCTGGCAACGGCTTTCGGGGTCTCCGAGAACCGACCTCTCGTCGGTCTCGAGGGCCGCCTGCAGGTACTGAACCGGCTCGCCGATGCCATGGCGGCGCGTCCCGACGTGTTCGGCACCGGACGTCCGGGCGATCTGTTCGACCACCTCGGAGGCGGCACACGAGAGATCCGGGCACACGAGATCCTCACCGCACTGCTCGACACCCTCGCCCCGATCTGGCCCGCGGACAACCGGATCGACGGTATCGCCCTGGGCGACTGCTGGCGCCATCGCGGGGTCCGGGGCGCCGGCGCGACCGACGGGTGGATGCCGTTCCACAAGCTGTCGCAGTGGCTGACCTATTCGCTGCTCGAACCGTTCGCGTCGGCCGGGGTCGAGGTCGGCGGCCTCGAGGATCTGACGGCGTTGCCCGAATACCGCAACGGTGGCCTACTGCTCGACTCCGGCGTCCTGGCCACGGTGAATCCCGGTGCCGCACAAGCGGTATGGTCGGTCGGCGACGAGTTCGTCGTCGAGTGGCGCGCACTGACCGTCGCCCTGCTCGACGAACTCGCACCACTGGTGGCCACCGAACTCGGTGTCCCGGGGCTGCCCCTGGCGTGCGTTCTCGAAGGCGGGACCTGGGCCGCCGGGCGCCGATATGCGGCGCAACTGCGGGGTGGTCTGCCACCGTTGACCATCGACAGCGATGGCACGGTGTTCTGA
- a CDS encoding N-acetyltransferase produces MTNAPLAPMASAVLAESVAWRSSWHPDGSRHLVDGDFEFYLHGADATLLRFHGPDGDPRRILDDALRTVSAHGASGLRITVGLGTFADLDDDEVARRGGTLVAVVDVVARAVDASVANSVPVPTEIAVRRVQTADDLALFASISERAWGFAPPVLADPGFDVGDPTTRLFIAERVSSAACSASAEPAGDHVGAGGYELAGPTARFWGAAILPAYRGRGAYRALVAARLRDALRCGARLALVHAEQTSSPILQRIGFARYAQRRLTWFPVPGQVDRAQGSRAQGEQR; encoded by the coding sequence GTGACCAACGCACCCCTTGCCCCGATGGCCTCCGCGGTGCTCGCGGAGTCGGTGGCGTGGCGTTCGTCGTGGCATCCCGACGGTTCGCGCCACCTCGTCGACGGGGACTTCGAGTTCTACCTGCACGGTGCCGACGCCACCCTGTTGCGGTTCCACGGTCCCGACGGCGATCCGCGGCGGATACTCGACGACGCGCTGCGGACGGTGTCCGCCCACGGCGCGTCCGGTTTGCGAATCACGGTGGGATTGGGCACTTTTGCCGATCTCGACGACGACGAGGTAGCGCGCCGCGGCGGAACCCTCGTCGCAGTGGTCGACGTCGTCGCACGCGCGGTGGACGCGTCGGTGGCGAATTCCGTACCGGTGCCGACCGAGATCGCGGTGCGCCGTGTGCAGACCGCCGACGACCTCGCGCTGTTCGCCTCGATCTCCGAACGGGCCTGGGGGTTCGCACCACCGGTGCTCGCCGACCCCGGCTTCGACGTCGGCGATCCCACGACGCGTCTGTTCATTGCCGAAAGAGTCTCCAGTGCAGCGTGTTCTGCATCGGCGGAACCTGCCGGCGATCATGTCGGCGCCGGTGGATACGAACTGGCGGGCCCGACCGCACGGTTCTGGGGTGCGGCAATCCTGCCGGCATATCGCGGACGTGGCGCCTACCGGGCACTGGTGGCCGCACGCCTGCGTGACGCGCTGCGGTGCGGTGCACGACTGGCACTCGTGCATGCCGAGCAGACATCGTCGCCCATCCTCCAACGAATCGGTTTCGCGCGGTATGCGCAGCGTCGGCTGACCTGGTTTCCGGTGCCCGGCCAGGTGGATCGGGCGCAGGGGAGTCGGGCACAGGGGGAGCAGAGATGA
- a CDS encoding FBP domain-containing protein, producing MRPMTESEIRASFVNTSVRERKAIPMPDAFDTIRWDRLDYLGWRDPKSPAIGYLVLAPAPDAADDPGAGGGAEPIGIMLRAGSVPARTRPQCALCEDISLPNEVILFAARRAGGAGRKGDTVGTLICANFECSENVRRKPSSAMAGDDPERVRQLRIGALRERVARFVARVGSR from the coding sequence ATGCGACCCATGACCGAATCAGAAATCCGCGCATCGTTCGTCAACACCTCGGTGCGCGAACGCAAGGCGATCCCGATGCCCGACGCATTCGACACGATCCGGTGGGACCGGCTCGATTACCTCGGTTGGCGCGATCCCAAGTCACCCGCCATCGGGTACCTCGTTCTCGCCCCCGCGCCCGACGCAGCCGACGACCCCGGGGCGGGCGGCGGTGCCGAGCCGATCGGGATCATGTTGCGTGCCGGCTCCGTCCCGGCCCGCACCCGACCGCAATGCGCACTGTGCGAAGACATTTCGCTCCCCAATGAGGTGATCCTCTTCGCCGCGCGGCGCGCGGGTGGCGCGGGTCGTAAGGGTGACACCGTCGGAACCCTCATCTGTGCGAACTTCGAATGCTCGGAGAATGTGCGACGCAAGCCGTCGTCGGCGATGGCCGGTGACGATCCCGAGCGGGTCCGGCAGCTGAGAATCGGTGCGCTACGCGAGCGGGTCGCACGGTTCGTCGCCCGAGTCGGAAGCCGGTGA
- a CDS encoding class I SAM-dependent methyltransferase gives MTRWDGTAAPRGEDYDDRWSSLAAAGENVHGEADLVADLARGIGGRRILDAGCGTGRVAIELARRGFEVVGVDADPSMLATAQRKAGDIRWLRADLSSLDAHLDELFDLVVLAGNVMIFLTPGTEAGVLRQCASRLRPGGLLVAGFQLRPDRLALSDYDIHAHAAGLEPGARFATWDRRPFDGGEYAVSVHSRPADA, from the coding sequence ATGACCCGATGGGATGGCACGGCGGCGCCGCGTGGCGAGGATTACGACGATCGCTGGTCGTCGCTGGCCGCCGCGGGCGAGAACGTCCACGGCGAAGCCGACCTGGTCGCCGATCTCGCACGCGGGATCGGTGGTCGCCGCATACTCGACGCCGGGTGCGGCACGGGGCGGGTCGCCATCGAGCTGGCCCGCCGCGGTTTCGAGGTCGTCGGCGTCGACGCGGACCCCTCGATGCTGGCGACCGCCCAGCGCAAGGCCGGCGACATCCGTTGGCTCCGAGCCGATCTGAGTTCACTCGACGCCCACCTCGACGAGCTCTTCGATCTCGTCGTCCTCGCCGGGAACGTGATGATCTTCCTCACGCCCGGCACCGAGGCCGGAGTGCTGCGCCAGTGCGCATCGAGGCTGCGGCCCGGCGGGCTGCTGGTCGCCGGATTCCAGCTCCGCCCCGACCGTCTTGCACTGTCCGACTACGACATCCACGCCCACGCCGCCGGCCTCGAACCGGGCGCGAGATTCGCCACCTGGGACCGCCGTCCGTTCGACGGCGGGGAGTACGCGGTGTCGGTGCACTCGCGCCCGGCCGACGCCTGA
- a CDS encoding Fur family transcriptional regulator: MTSSSDFAGMLRSVELRVTRPRVAVLEAVHAHPHADTESIFQAARADLPDVSRQAVYDILAALTDVGLVRRLQPSGHLARYEARVGDNHHHTVCRACGAIADVDCAVGERPCLTAADDNGFLLDEAEVIYWGLCAECAASSHPGSRP; encoded by the coding sequence GTGACCTCATCGTCGGACTTCGCGGGCATGTTGCGCTCCGTGGAACTCCGCGTCACCCGTCCGCGGGTGGCGGTGCTCGAGGCCGTCCATGCGCACCCCCACGCCGACACGGAGTCGATCTTCCAGGCCGCCCGCGCGGACCTGCCGGACGTCTCTCGACAGGCGGTGTACGACATCCTCGCGGCACTCACCGACGTCGGACTCGTCCGCCGTCTGCAGCCGTCGGGCCACCTGGCCCGGTACGAGGCGCGTGTGGGCGACAACCACCACCACACGGTGTGCCGCGCCTGCGGGGCCATCGCCGACGTGGACTGCGCGGTCGGCGAACGCCCGTGTCTGACCGCCGCCGACGACAACGGTTTTCTCCTCGACGAGGCCGAGGTCATCTACTGGGGTCTGTGCGCAGAGTGCGCAGCCTCCTCACACCCCGGGTCACGACCGTGA
- a CDS encoding PPOX class F420-dependent oxidoreductase — MTTETAPEAFDPRTLIAESSIGILATIKANGIPQLSPVTVVYDDSADRIYVSMTEGRAKTANLRRDPRAAIEFTSADGYTWATAEGTATLTGPGTDPDGPEVDALVEYYRRGAGEHPDWAEYREVMVTDRRVLMELAITRVYGAKLR, encoded by the coding sequence ATGACCACCGAGACCGCTCCCGAAGCCTTCGATCCGCGCACACTCATCGCAGAAAGCTCGATCGGGATCCTCGCGACCATCAAGGCCAACGGTATTCCCCAACTCTCGCCCGTCACCGTCGTCTATGACGATTCCGCCGACCGCATCTACGTGTCGATGACCGAGGGGCGAGCCAAGACCGCCAATCTGCGACGGGATCCCCGCGCCGCCATCGAATTCACCAGTGCCGACGGGTACACGTGGGCCACCGCCGAGGGCACCGCCACCCTCACCGGGCCGGGAACCGACCCGGACGGACCGGAGGTCGACGCCCTCGTCGAGTACTACCGGCGCGGGGCGGGGGAACATCCGGACTGGGCGGAGTACCGCGAGGTGATGGTGACCGATCGGCGGGTGCTGATGGAGTTGGCCATCACCCGGGTGTACGGGGCCAAGTTACGCTGA
- a CDS encoding GTP cyclohydrolase II, translating to MPAASDSSVPAGSRPSAVRTPGHIRLTSHSGGAGAPDIAWGAPTARERGPVIATTTDRAHRNVIGTHSGSYSVYRALAVASGALSREHRADLTNTSPTDVVGPHPQWTDRNAIVSIDPWGALVAESFPEPLAAGYDIRPTIAITKAHVILPEIIHAIAQGRLQPDGEVLLPTGAALVTKAAIEPVWWLPGIADRFGCSDTELRRVLFEETGGMYPELVTRPDLEVFLPPIGGQTVYIFGDPQGLSDPAVELTARVHDECNGSDVFGSDICTCRPYLTHAIEECIQGVQRGGVGLVAYSRKEGRALGEVTKFLVYNARKRQVGGDTADQYFARTECVAGVQDMRFQELMPDVLHWLGITRIDRLVSMSNMKYDAITGSGLEVGERVDIPPELIPEDARVEIDAKTAAGYFTSGAVPTTDDLRQVKGRGLRR from the coding sequence ATGCCTGCCGCATCCGACAGTTCCGTACCCGCCGGTTCCCGGCCGTCCGCGGTCCGCACACCCGGGCACATCCGCCTCACCTCGCACAGCGGCGGAGCCGGTGCCCCGGACATCGCCTGGGGTGCGCCGACCGCCCGGGAACGAGGGCCGGTGATCGCGACCACCACCGACCGCGCCCACCGCAACGTGATCGGGACGCACTCGGGCTCCTACAGCGTCTATCGCGCGCTGGCCGTCGCCTCGGGCGCGTTGTCACGGGAGCATCGGGCCGACCTCACCAACACCTCCCCCACCGACGTCGTCGGGCCACACCCGCAGTGGACCGACCGCAACGCCATCGTCAGCATCGATCCCTGGGGCGCACTCGTCGCCGAGTCGTTCCCCGAGCCGCTCGCCGCGGGATACGACATCCGTCCGACGATCGCGATCACCAAGGCCCATGTGATCCTGCCCGAGATCATCCATGCCATCGCGCAGGGCCGCCTGCAGCCCGATGGTGAGGTGCTGCTGCCCACCGGCGCCGCACTGGTCACCAAGGCGGCCATCGAGCCCGTGTGGTGGTTACCCGGCATTGCCGACCGATTCGGCTGCAGCGACACCGAATTGCGCCGGGTGCTCTTCGAGGAGACCGGTGGCATGTACCCGGAGCTGGTGACGCGGCCGGATCTGGAGGTCTTCCTGCCGCCGATCGGTGGCCAGACCGTCTACATCTTCGGTGATCCGCAGGGCTTGTCCGATCCTGCCGTCGAACTGACCGCGCGGGTGCACGACGAGTGCAACGGCTCGGACGTGTTCGGCTCGGACATCTGCACTTGCCGCCCCTATCTCACCCACGCGATCGAGGAATGCATTCAGGGAGTCCAGCGCGGCGGGGTCGGTCTGGTCGCCTACTCCCGCAAGGAGGGGCGCGCCCTCGGCGAGGTCACCAAGTTCCTGGTCTACAACGCCCGCAAACGACAGGTCGGCGGCGACACCGCCGATCAGTACTTCGCGCGCACCGAATGCGTTGCCGGCGTTCAGGACATGCGCTTCCAGGAGCTCATGCCCGACGTCCTGCACTGGCTCGGTATCACCCGCATCGACCGGCTGGTCTCGATGAGCAACATGAAATACGACGCGATCACCGGCTCGGGCCTCGAGGTCGGCGAGCGCGTCGACATCCCACCCGAACTCATCCCGGAGGATGCGCGCGTGGAGATCGACGCCAAAACGGCCGCAGGCTATTTCACCAGCGGCGCGGTGCCGACCACCGATGACCTGCGTCAGGTGAAGGGCCGGGGGCTGCGCCGATGA
- a CDS encoding alpha/beta hydrolase, translated as MPTPVPHSTHPDASHPGDTHTSGFHPDLTLAARLLPRTVVTPLTLRPLQVLSGALSRHIPGDVEVVDLGDRVSVRLHRPRNPRGTGHALLWIHGGGYVIGTAAEDDALCRKFADRLGIPVAAVDYRLAPAHPYPVPVQDCHRGLEWLAAQDDVDPEKILIGGASAGGGLTAALALRCRDLAGRDTGSITPVFQLLVYPMLDDRTTAGADDPKHYRVWSPSSNRLGWASYLGGADPSIAVPARRADLTGLPPAWIGVGTRDLFFAEDLAYAERLKDAGVPVTVDTVPGAFHAFDMFAPRAAVSESFFERQCEVLDEAMGPAV; from the coding sequence ATGCCCACACCGGTTCCCCACAGCACCCACCCCGATGCCAGTCATCCGGGCGACACCCACACGAGCGGCTTCCATCCCGATCTCACGCTGGCGGCGCGGCTGCTGCCCCGCACGGTGGTCACCCCCCTGACACTGCGCCCGCTGCAGGTGCTCTCGGGCGCGCTCTCGCGTCACATCCCCGGCGACGTCGAGGTGGTCGACCTCGGCGATCGGGTGAGCGTGCGGCTTCATCGCCCACGCAACCCACGCGGAACCGGTCACGCGCTGCTGTGGATTCACGGCGGCGGCTATGTCATCGGTACCGCGGCCGAGGATGACGCACTGTGCCGGAAGTTCGCCGACCGGCTCGGAATCCCCGTCGCGGCCGTCGACTATCGCCTGGCGCCGGCGCACCCCTACCCGGTGCCGGTCCAAGACTGCCATCGCGGCCTCGAGTGGCTTGCCGCACAAGATGATGTGGACCCGGAGAAGATTCTCATCGGCGGCGCCAGCGCCGGTGGTGGACTGACCGCCGCGCTGGCCTTGCGATGCCGGGACCTGGCCGGTCGAGACACAGGCAGCATCACTCCGGTGTTCCAGTTGCTGGTCTATCCGATGCTCGACGACCGCACGACGGCGGGGGCCGACGATCCGAAGCACTATCGCGTGTGGAGCCCCTCGTCGAATCGGCTCGGCTGGGCGTCCTATCTCGGCGGCGCCGACCCGTCGATCGCCGTGCCCGCGCGCCGCGCCGATCTGACCGGATTGCCGCCGGCGTGGATCGGGGTGGGCACCCGTGATCTGTTCTTCGCCGAGGACCTGGCCTACGCCGAACGCCTGAAGGACGCGGGAGTGCCGGTCACCGTGGACACCGTCCCCGGCGCGTTTCACGCGTTCGACATGTTCGCCCCACGGGCCGCGGTGTCGGAGAGCTTCTTCGAGCGTCAGTGCGAAGTGCTGGATGAGGCCATGGGACCCGCGGTCTGA
- the upp gene encoding uracil phosphoribosyltransferase yields MNAVHVIDHPLVQHKLTLMRQADTSTNDFRRLLNEIATLMAYDVLADIPMQEITIKTPMEVTTGRVIDGKKLVFASILRGGTSIADGMLTVVPGARIGHIGLYRDPKTHVAVEYYFKMPRELEERDVVIVDPLLATGHSAVAAVDRIKEYRPRSIRFVCLLTCPEGLAMLHGAHPDVPVFTASVDRELDANGYILPGLGDAGDRIYGTA; encoded by the coding sequence ATGAACGCCGTGCACGTCATCGATCATCCACTCGTGCAACACAAGCTGACGCTGATGCGACAGGCCGACACCTCCACCAACGATTTCCGCCGCCTGCTCAACGAGATCGCCACCCTGATGGCCTACGACGTACTCGCCGACATCCCGATGCAGGAGATCACCATCAAGACGCCGATGGAGGTCACCACCGGCCGGGTGATCGACGGCAAGAAGCTGGTGTTCGCGTCGATCCTGCGTGGGGGCACCTCGATCGCCGACGGCATGCTCACGGTGGTGCCCGGTGCGCGGATCGGTCACATCGGGCTCTACCGCGACCCGAAAACCCATGTTGCCGTCGAGTATTACTTCAAGATGCCTCGCGAACTCGAGGAACGTGACGTCGTGATCGTCGACCCGCTTCTGGCCACCGGTCACTCGGCGGTGGCCGCGGTGGACCGGATCAAGGAGTATCGGCCCCGTTCGATCCGGTTCGTCTGTCTACTGACCTGCCCCGAGGGTCTGGCCATGCTCCACGGCGCCCACCCGGATGTGCCGGTGTTCACCGCATCGGTGGATCGCGAACTCGATGCCAACGGTTACATCCTGCCCGGTCTCGGTGACGCCGGCGACCGGATCTACGGCACCGCCTGA
- a CDS encoding VWA domain-containing protein has translation MTPRILGRGENTPLSTDRLTVAIGTATGGGPALDVVAFVLGPDRRVRDDADFVFYNNPRSTGAEVTLTGPATLDIDLTRVADGIERIAIGVSVDAPATLGESTIETTLTAGADTIVAPAQGLRSERAAVLIEIYRRNAQWKVRSESAGWNAGFASLVREHGVTVDDTPTSQTPTPDAPISRTPVSAAPTAPGSTPGIRMVKGEEKLSLEKRQKLNLRKEQVHRVLLTKGAAGATARVVLVIDKTMSMRKLYKKQTVHRVVERMIPVATQLDSDGNLEAYLYGSGYAKLPDVTVADSEIWMDTYIHLTGRHGAPLGPEIDYDRQIGGVNEELPIMNAILDDAGGGEPVLVLFFTDGGFHSKVPAIRSLIHTASSRPVFWQFIGLGRNRFGILTELDTLAGRVVDNAGFFAIDDVDAMSDADLYEQLLTEFPEWLREAVRHSIVDARYVPR, from the coding sequence ATGACCCCACGCATCCTCGGACGCGGCGAGAACACCCCACTGTCGACCGACCGGCTCACGGTGGCGATCGGTACAGCCACCGGTGGTGGACCCGCGCTCGACGTGGTGGCGTTCGTCCTCGGCCCCGACCGCCGCGTCCGCGACGACGCCGACTTCGTCTTCTACAACAATCCCCGCAGTACCGGCGCCGAAGTGACCCTGACCGGCCCGGCCACGCTCGACATCGACCTGACACGAGTCGCCGACGGGATCGAGCGCATCGCGATCGGCGTCTCCGTCGACGCGCCCGCCACCCTGGGCGAGTCGACCATCGAGACCACGCTCACCGCCGGAGCCGACACCATCGTCGCGCCGGCGCAGGGGCTGCGTTCCGAACGTGCAGCGGTGCTGATCGAGATCTACCGGCGCAACGCCCAGTGGAAGGTCCGCAGCGAATCTGCCGGGTGGAACGCCGGTTTCGCGTCTCTGGTGCGCGAGCACGGGGTGACCGTCGACGACACCCCGACATCTCAGACCCCGACACCCGACGCCCCGATATCCCGGACCCCGGTCTCTGCGGCACCGACTGCTCCGGGTTCCACACCCGGCATCCGGATGGTCAAGGGCGAGGAGAAACTCTCGCTGGAAAAGCGTCAGAAACTCAACCTCCGCAAGGAGCAGGTCCATCGGGTGCTGCTCACCAAGGGGGCCGCGGGTGCCACCGCGCGGGTCGTGCTGGTCATCGACAAGACCATGTCGATGCGCAAGCTGTACAAGAAGCAGACCGTGCACCGCGTCGTCGAGCGGATGATCCCGGTTGCGACCCAACTCGATTCCGACGGCAACCTCGAGGCATACCTGTACGGCTCGGGTTACGCGAAGTTACCCGACGTCACCGTCGCCGATTCCGAGATCTGGATGGACACCTACATCCATCTCACGGGACGCCACGGCGCACCGCTGGGCCCGGAGATCGACTACGACCGGCAGATCGGCGGGGTCAACGAGGAACTCCCGATCATGAACGCGATCCTCGACGATGCCGGGGGTGGCGAACCGGTGCTGGTGCTGTTCTTCACCGACGGCGGATTCCACTCCAAGGTGCCCGCGATCCGCTCGCTGATCCACACCGCGTCGTCGCGGCCGGTGTTCTGGCAGTTCATCGGATTGGGGCGCAACCGATTCGGGATTCTCACCGAACTGGACACCCTGGCGGGTCGAGTCGTCGACAACGCCGGATTCTTCGCGATCGACGACGTCGACGCGATGAGTGACGCCGACCTGTACGAGCAGTTGCTCACCGAGTTTCCCGAGTGGCTGCGCGAGGCGGTCCGCCACAGCATCGTCGATGCTCGGTACGTGCCGCGCTGA
- the katG gene encoding catalase/peroxidase HPI, whose translation MHIRPPVEGGGNNQWWPEKLNLRVLAHNPDVIRPRGGDFDYDAALADLDVDALVADVKAVMTDSKSWWPADFGHYGPFFIRMSWHAAGTYRVEDGRGGAGTGMQRFAPLDSWPDNVSLDKARRLLWPVKKKYGKALSWSDLLVLAGNVALEDMGFHTKGFAFGRPDEWEAEEVYWGAESTWLGTNLRYSGERSLEKPLGATTMGLIYVNPEGPEGNPDYLAAAQDIRETFGRMAMNDVETAALIVGGHTFGKTHGNGDAEKLGPEPEAAPLEQMGLGWKNPQGTGVGNDTITSGLEVTWTHTPTKWDNSFLEILYGNEWELTKSPAGANQWKPKDNGWANSVPMAQGDGKTHPSMLTTDLTMRFDPIYGEITRRWLDHPEELADEFAKAWFKLLHRDMGPAIRYRGPLAPAETYLWQDNVPAQQGPTISDADVDSLKSSILESGLSVAQLVSTAWKAAATFRGSDFRGGANGGRIRLQPQLGWESSEPDELAQVISTLEGIADAFNKESGPKVSFADLVVLGGVVGIEKAAKAAGLSVSVPFTPGRTDASQDETDVESFAYLEPRYDGFRNYEGKGNELPAEYNLVDKANLLTLSAPEMTVLVGGLRVLGANHQGSSLGVLTETPGTLTNDFFVNICDMDVEWAPSPADDGTYVATDRATGAQKWTGTRVDLAFGSNSDLRALAEVYAEDTSSEKFVADFVAAWTKVMELDRYDLH comes from the coding sequence ATGCACATCCGCCCACCCGTGGAGGGCGGTGGCAACAACCAGTGGTGGCCGGAGAAGCTGAATCTGCGTGTCCTGGCCCATAATCCCGATGTCATCCGCCCGCGCGGCGGCGACTTCGACTACGACGCCGCGCTCGCCGATCTCGACGTCGACGCACTCGTCGCCGACGTCAAGGCGGTCATGACCGACTCGAAGTCGTGGTGGCCCGCCGACTTCGGCCACTACGGACCGTTCTTCATCCGAATGTCGTGGCACGCCGCGGGTACCTACCGCGTCGAGGACGGCCGCGGAGGTGCCGGCACCGGCATGCAGCGTTTCGCGCCGCTGGACAGCTGGCCGGACAACGTCAGCCTCGACAAGGCACGCCGACTGTTGTGGCCGGTGAAGAAGAAGTACGGCAAGGCGCTGTCGTGGTCGGACCTGCTGGTCCTCGCCGGCAATGTCGCACTCGAGGACATGGGTTTCCACACCAAGGGATTCGCGTTCGGCCGCCCCGACGAGTGGGAAGCCGAGGAGGTGTACTGGGGTGCGGAGTCGACGTGGCTGGGCACCAATCTGCGCTACTCCGGTGAGCGCAGCCTGGAGAAGCCGCTGGGTGCCACCACGATGGGTCTGATCTACGTCAATCCCGAAGGGCCCGAGGGCAATCCCGACTATCTCGCTGCCGCCCAGGACATCCGGGAGACCTTCGGCCGGATGGCGATGAACGACGTGGAGACCGCCGCGCTCATCGTCGGCGGACACACCTTCGGCAAGACCCACGGCAACGGTGACGCCGAGAAACTCGGCCCCGAGCCCGAGGCCGCACCGCTGGAACAGATGGGGTTGGGCTGGAAGAACCCGCAGGGCACCGGCGTCGGCAACGACACCATCACCAGCGGTCTCGAGGTCACCTGGACCCACACCCCCACCAAGTGGGACAACTCGTTCCTGGAGATCCTCTACGGCAACGAATGGGAACTGACCAAGAGCCCGGCCGGCGCCAACCAGTGGAAGCCCAAGGACAACGGCTGGGCCAATTCGGTGCCGATGGCCCAGGGCGACGGCAAGACCCACCCGTCGATGCTGACCACCGACCTCACGATGCGGTTCGATCCGATCTATGGCGAGATCACCCGCCGCTGGCTCGATCATCCCGAAGAGCTGGCCGACGAGTTCGCCAAGGCCTGGTTCAAGCTGCTGCACCGCGACATGGGCCCGGCCATCCGCTACCGCGGTCCGCTGGCGCCCGCCGAGACCTACCTGTGGCAGGACAACGTTCCCGCACAGCAGGGTCCGACGATCTCCGACGCCGACGTCGATTCGTTGAAGTCGTCGATCCTCGAGTCCGGTCTGTCGGTGGCACAACTGGTCTCGACCGCGTGGAAGGCCGCTGCGACGTTCCGCGGCAGTGACTTCCGCGGCGGTGCGAATGGCGGCCGGATCCGGTTGCAGCCCCAATTGGGTTGGGAATCCAGCGAACCGGACGAGCTGGCACAGGTCATCAGCACCCTGGAGGGGATCGCCGACGCCTTCAACAAGGAGTCCGGCCCGAAGGTGTCCTTCGCCGATCTCGTGGTGCTCGGCGGTGTCGTCGGTATCGAGAAGGCCGCCAAGGCTGCCGGGTTGTCGGTGTCGGTGCCGTTCACTCCCGGTCGTACCGACGCCTCGCAGGACGAGACCGATGTCGAGTCGTTCGCGTACCTGGAGCCGCGTTACGACGGCTTCCGTAACTACGAGGGCAAGGGCAACGAACTGCCCGCCGAGTACAACCTGGTCGACAAGGCCAACCTGCTGACCCTCTCGGCACCGGAGATGACGGTGCTCGTCGGTGGTTTGCGTGTGCTCGGCGCCAACCACCAGGGTTCGTCTCTCGGTGTGCTCACCGAGACGCCCGGCACGCTGACCAACGATTTCTTCGTCAACATCTGTGACATGGACGTCGAGTGGGCGCCGTCGCCGGCCGACGACGGCACCTACGTCGCGACCGATCGGGCGACCGGCGCGCAGAAGTGGACCGGCACGCGTGTGGATCTGGCCTTCGGGTCGAACTCGGATCTGCGGGCATTGGCCGAGGTCTACGCCGAGGACACCTCGTCGGAGAAGTTCGTGGCCGACTTCGTCGCCGCGTGGACCAAGGTGATGGAACTCGACCGGTACGACCTGCACTGA